From the Bacteriovorax sp. Seq25_V genome, one window contains:
- a CDS encoding hemolysin III family protein → MEKNITGYTKQEDIANTVTHGIGLFIGFIAVSYLIYKSIAIGSYLHLFSYTVYGASLLAIYFASTVYHYVQCDIKKLKWQKVDLVCIYFYIAGSYTPFMLLNLKGEVGLKVLASVWCIALFGSFYKLKVKNPNSFVSLVSYFAMGWFIVTAWNPFVKSISNEVLNFIKIGGFFYCLGVVFYLLDRMKYNHAIWHLFVMAGSACHFYAIAIAS, encoded by the coding sequence ATGGAAAAAAATATTACTGGTTATACAAAACAAGAAGATATCGCAAATACAGTAACTCACGGAATTGGACTATTTATTGGTTTTATCGCCGTCTCATACTTGATTTATAAATCAATAGCGATTGGAAGTTATCTCCACCTCTTTAGCTATACCGTTTACGGTGCTTCATTATTAGCAATTTATTTTGCAAGTACGGTTTACCATTACGTTCAATGTGATATCAAAAAACTCAAGTGGCAAAAGGTTGATCTTGTTTGTATCTATTTTTATATCGCTGGATCATACACTCCATTTATGCTTCTTAATCTTAAAGGAGAAGTTGGACTTAAAGTTTTAGCTTCGGTTTGGTGTATCGCCCTCTTTGGAAGTTTCTACAAACTCAAAGTTAAGAACCCTAATTCATTTGTTTCACTTGTCAGCTACTTTGCCATGGGTTGGTTTATTGTCACTGCATGGAATCCATTTGTTAAAAGCATTTCTAATGAAGTGTTAAACTTCATCAAAATTGGTGGCTTCTTCTACTGCCTTGGTGTTGTCTTCTACCTACTCGATCGTATGAAATACAATCATGCAATTTGGCATCTCTTTGTGATGGCCGGAAGTGCTTGTCATTTTTATGCTATTGCAATTGCGTCTTAG
- the miaA gene encoding tRNA (adenosine(37)-N6)-dimethylallyltransferase MiaA — protein sequence MERNKILILSGATATGKTDISIELARKFPEARFEVINYDSLLFYNELNIGTAKPSKEELASIPHHLINISSISHEINANDYVKLCTEKVNQLHAQGKTPVLTGGSTFYLRSFVKGMYESEPVSERVRKETEELLSREGIEFFWNFLQEHDPESIQNLHINDHYRVTRAYEHFKATGTKLSEQKEILDKNEPYNFDKNIHPNIDFEHISLLIDKEKHWEIMKSRANKMVKSGLIEEVQEILKTFSGDEKPLASIGYKETIDFLKGQLTNTGELAELIYINTRKLAKAQKTFLKKVEPKKVINPLSEKDMLYKIVEDFIK from the coding sequence ATGGAAAGAAATAAAATACTTATACTCTCAGGGGCTACAGCAACAGGGAAAACGGATATTAGTATTGAACTTGCTCGCAAGTTTCCAGAAGCTCGCTTTGAAGTTATTAATTATGATAGTTTGCTCTTTTATAATGAATTAAATATAGGAACAGCAAAACCTTCAAAAGAAGAGCTCGCATCAATTCCTCACCATCTCATTAATATATCTTCTATTTCTCATGAAATAAATGCAAACGACTATGTAAAGCTTTGCACCGAAAAAGTAAATCAGCTCCACGCTCAAGGCAAAACCCCAGTCCTAACTGGCGGTTCTACTTTCTATTTAAGAAGTTTTGTTAAAGGGATGTACGAATCAGAGCCCGTAAGCGAAAGAGTGAGGAAAGAGACTGAAGAGCTGCTATCAAGAGAAGGCATCGAGTTTTTCTGGAATTTTCTTCAGGAGCATGATCCAGAGAGTATTCAAAATCTTCATATTAACGATCACTATCGCGTGACTCGTGCCTATGAGCATTTTAAAGCAACTGGAACAAAGCTTTCAGAGCAAAAAGAGATTCTCGACAAGAACGAACCTTATAATTTTGATAAAAATATTCATCCTAATATTGATTTTGAACATATCTCATTGCTAATTGATAAAGAAAAGCACTGGGAAATTATGAAGTCGAGAGCAAATAAAATGGTTAAGAGTGGATTAATTGAAGAAGTTCAAGAAATCCTTAAAACATTTAGTGGCGATGAGAAGCCACTTGCCTCTATTGGTTATAAAGAAACAATTGATTTCTTAAAGGGTCAACTGACTAATACTGGTGAACTTGCTGAACTAATTTATATAAATACGAGAAAGTTGGCCAAGGCCCAGAAGACATTTTTAAAAAAGGTCGAACCTAAAAAAGTTATCAATCCCCTATCTGAAAAAGATATGTTATATAAAATAGTAGAAGATTTTATAAAATAG
- the mutL gene encoding DNA mismatch repair endonuclease MutL, protein METVENKNRINLLPEHLIDQIKAGEVVERPANVLKELLENSIDSKPTEIKITIKDNGLDLIAIEDDGKGMFFDELPYAFCRHATSKIISFEDIYRLNTFGFRGEALASISSVSRISCHSAPKEDILSGGKIIINGAQTVEHSVYRPNKQGTSIYVKDLFYNTPVRLKFIKSKTSEKNALRRIINAFLITNPHIKFSVVFDDEDREIYPAVAIEERGKRIAQIISTKTRKVSLLEETNSYLKNQVKIYVSKESTKGYTGKHHYLFVNGRLFTDKKLQQIVIRNLEKLWNFGETGHFVVELHVAENEIDVNVHPNKTLIKFLNENEVFSLVSASLKNIVKNNQEQLAPNQVQDDLISENASPFETLMSSPLWERASATDQISTSWDTSNTSLEIGQKSLFSGEVDNKIISAGSNIFILDSIESGLYLLNSEVAVIDRLKQIEEKEEKELTPLLISEPFNIAATDNEQEALQSLENFGIEIDRIDYTTLVLRTIPSFIESYNYIQIVEEVLNTLLKGKNIEDCDFSKVNLDKGLMGDIFKKNGLIHLLKCGAAKKLSGKDLRTKFYGKK, encoded by the coding sequence ATGGAAACAGTAGAAAACAAAAACCGCATCAATTTATTACCTGAACATCTCATAGATCAAATTAAGGCCGGTGAAGTTGTAGAACGCCCGGCCAATGTTTTAAAAGAATTACTCGAAAACTCAATTGATTCAAAACCTACTGAAATAAAGATAACAATCAAAGACAATGGTCTTGATCTAATTGCAATTGAAGATGACGGAAAAGGAATGTTCTTTGATGAGCTACCCTACGCATTCTGTCGTCACGCGACTTCCAAGATTATAAGTTTTGAAGATATCTACCGCCTAAATACTTTTGGATTTAGAGGAGAAGCACTTGCATCGATTTCAAGTGTTTCAAGAATTTCATGTCATTCCGCTCCAAAGGAAGACATTTTAAGTGGTGGTAAGATTATTATAAACGGTGCTCAAACAGTAGAGCACAGTGTTTATAGACCAAATAAGCAAGGTACTTCAATATATGTGAAAGACCTCTTCTATAATACTCCAGTTCGTCTGAAATTTATCAAAAGTAAAACGAGTGAAAAGAATGCATTAAGAAGAATTATCAACGCATTTCTAATCACCAACCCACATATTAAATTCTCTGTTGTTTTTGATGACGAAGATAGAGAAATTTATCCGGCGGTTGCAATTGAAGAACGCGGCAAGAGGATTGCTCAAATTATCTCGACGAAAACGAGAAAAGTTAGTCTGCTTGAGGAGACAAATTCGTATTTAAAAAACCAAGTTAAAATCTATGTTTCGAAAGAATCAACAAAGGGATATACAGGAAAGCATCACTATCTCTTTGTTAACGGAAGACTCTTCACTGATAAAAAACTTCAGCAGATTGTTATTCGTAATCTTGAAAAGCTATGGAACTTTGGTGAAACGGGCCATTTTGTCGTTGAACTTCACGTAGCCGAAAATGAAATTGATGTTAATGTTCATCCGAATAAAACTCTGATTAAATTTTTAAATGAAAATGAAGTATTCTCTCTGGTTTCTGCGTCCCTAAAAAATATCGTAAAGAATAACCAGGAACAATTAGCTCCTAATCAAGTGCAAGATGATCTTATCTCTGAAAATGCTTCGCCTTTTGAAACACTGATGAGTTCACCTCTTTGGGAGCGAGCATCAGCAACTGATCAAATTTCTACAAGTTGGGATACAAGTAACACTTCTCTAGAGATTGGACAAAAGAGCTTATTTTCAGGAGAAGTTGATAATAAGATTATTTCTGCGGGAAGTAATATTTTTATTCTCGATAGTATTGAAAGCGGACTTTACTTATTAAACAGCGAAGTTGCCGTTATCGATCGACTAAAGCAGATAGAAGAAAAAGAAGAAAAGGAGTTAACTCCCCTTCTTATTAGTGAGCCCTTTAATATTGCCGCGACAGATAATGAACAGGAAGCTCTTCAATCTTTAGAAAACTTTGGTATTGAGATTGATCGAATCGACTATACGACTTTAGTACTTAGAACTATTCCCTCATTTATTGAATCTTATAACTATATACAAATTGTCGAAGAAGTTTTAAATACCTTATTAAAAGGTAAAAATATCGAAGACTGCGACTTTTCAAAAGTTAATCTCGACAAAGGCCTAATGGGTGACATCTTTAAGAAGAATGGACTAATTCATTTATTAAAATGTGGAGCGGCCAAGAAATTAAGCGGTAAAGATTTAAGAACGAAATTTTATGGAAAGAAATAA
- a CDS encoding acyl-CoA dehydrogenase family protein, with amino-acid sequence MNEMQQEIVAGLRKFRLDKIEPVMEHDDQNSNFRMEIFNELGELGFTGMTVSDEYGGSDLSCEDYTYALEEIAKSSVPYAVTISVSSMVQSILNIYGNQSQKEKYLPELTSGQAIGAFALSESGAGSDAASLKTTAKKVDGGYILNGSKLWITSGGIAKTYIVMARTGVEGAKGISAFIVEDGTEGFSFGKKENKMGWTISPTRELIFENCFVPEENLLLGEGQGFTVAMGGLEKGRTAIGAISVGCAQRALDEAISYSLERRQFKDEIFNFQGLQFMMADMATEVEASRLLVQAAARSVDSGKPDAKLASMAKMKASDTAMKVTTDAVQILGGVGYTKEYPVERFMRDAKVLQIVEGTNQIQKVVIARNLKKQYEK; translated from the coding sequence ATGAACGAAATGCAGCAAGAAATTGTAGCAGGTCTACGTAAGTTTAGACTCGACAAAATTGAGCCCGTAATGGAGCACGACGATCAAAATTCGAACTTCAGGATGGAAATTTTCAACGAATTGGGAGAACTAGGCTTCACCGGAATGACAGTAAGTGATGAGTACGGAGGATCTGATCTTTCTTGCGAAGACTATACTTATGCATTAGAAGAAATCGCGAAGAGTTCTGTTCCTTATGCAGTAACCATTTCTGTTTCTTCAATGGTTCAATCGATATTAAATATTTATGGTAATCAATCACAAAAAGAAAAATACCTTCCAGAGCTAACAAGTGGACAAGCAATTGGAGCCTTTGCACTTTCAGAATCAGGTGCTGGTTCGGATGCCGCTTCTTTAAAGACAACTGCGAAAAAAGTTGATGGTGGTTATATCCTTAACGGATCAAAACTGTGGATCACTTCAGGTGGAATCGCCAAAACTTATATTGTGATGGCAAGAACGGGAGTTGAAGGAGCTAAAGGTATTTCTGCGTTCATCGTTGAAGATGGAACAGAAGGATTTAGCTTTGGAAAAAAAGAAAATAAAATGGGTTGGACAATTTCTCCGACACGCGAATTAATTTTTGAAAATTGTTTCGTACCAGAAGAAAATCTCCTTCTAGGAGAAGGACAAGGATTTACAGTTGCAATGGGCGGCCTTGAAAAAGGTAGAACAGCAATTGGAGCTATTTCTGTTGGTTGTGCACAACGAGCTCTTGATGAAGCGATCAGCTACTCATTAGAAAGACGTCAATTTAAAGACGAGATTTTTAATTTTCAGGGCCTTCAATTTATGATGGCAGATATGGCAACAGAGGTCGAAGCTTCTCGCCTACTCGTTCAAGCTGCAGCTCGCTCAGTTGACTCAGGGAAACCAGATGCAAAACTTGCATCGATGGCAAAGATGAAAGCATCTGATACAGCGATGAAAGTAACAACTGATGCCGTTCAAATCCTCGGTGGCGTTGGATATACAAAAGAATACCCTGTTGAAAGATTTATGAGAGATGCAAAAGTTCTACAAATAGTAGAAGGTACAAATCAAATTCAAAAAGTAGTAATTGCTAGAAACCTAAAGAAACAATACGAGAAATAA
- a CDS encoding GGDEF domain-containing protein — MGDDSTIVLTDIKAALSAAENEASQKPAALLVVGGELNGTLFDLTTPAISCGRSAKNDITLDFNGISREHFVLKVEEDGYTVEDAGSRNGTFLNNQKIEGKKSLNKGDTIKVGSIALKYLPKGDPERLTYDKLNLEANTDRHTGCFNKTYFNNKLDLEVKKSKVTGTPLSLIIFDLDHFKKLNDNYGHDAGDFVLKSMAELIRKNGVREDDTFARYGGEEFVILLPKTNLKQSYEIAERLRKLVESHDFIYDTNKLPVTASIGVADYRQGVVTGTDLFKRADEAVYKSKEGGRNQVSFYKE; from the coding sequence ATGGGTGATGATTCAACCATCGTTCTAACAGATATTAAAGCAGCTCTTTCAGCAGCAGAAAATGAAGCTTCACAAAAGCCGGCAGCACTTTTAGTTGTAGGTGGCGAGTTAAATGGAACTCTATTTGATTTAACAACACCAGCTATTAGCTGTGGTAGAAGTGCAAAAAATGATATTACTCTTGATTTCAATGGTATTTCGCGTGAACACTTCGTTCTTAAAGTTGAAGAAGATGGATACACAGTTGAAGATGCTGGTTCAAGAAATGGTACATTCTTAAACAATCAAAAGATTGAAGGTAAGAAGTCACTTAATAAAGGTGATACAATTAAAGTTGGTTCTATCGCTTTAAAGTATCTCCCAAAGGGTGATCCAGAAAGACTTACTTACGATAAACTAAACTTAGAAGCAAATACAGATAGACACACTGGATGTTTCAATAAGACTTACTTTAACAACAAGCTTGATCTTGAAGTTAAAAAGTCTAAAGTGACAGGAACTCCCCTATCACTAATCATCTTTGATCTAGACCATTTCAAAAAACTTAATGATAACTACGGGCACGATGCAGGAGACTTTGTTCTTAAAAGTATGGCCGAGCTAATCAGAAAAAATGGTGTTAGAGAAGACGATACATTTGCTCGTTACGGTGGAGAAGAGTTTGTAATCCTTCTTCCAAAAACAAACTTAAAGCAGTCTTATGAGATCGCTGAAAGACTAAGAAAACTAGTTGAGTCTCATGACTTTATATACGATACAAATAAACTTCCAGTAACAGCTTCAATTGGAGTGGCAGACTATCGCCAAGGTGTTGTAACAGGGACAGATCTTTTCAAGAGAGCTGACGAAGCAGTATATAAATCAAAAGAGGGCGGAAGAAACCAAGTTAGTTTCTATAAGGAATAA
- a CDS encoding GYF domain-containing protein: protein MTNWYYVEGSERVGPVTEEKLAELISSGMLNEESYIWKKGFDNWEKVKDVSEVQYMLEVNEEAGIDDLPPISNDGFPPVINNEDVKVKTFSFDSLGPNDKVISIKIGIDRGADETEYGPYTLSELKAAFNENRVNEKTLMYIPGMKEWIFLGDMPIFEKVFGEAPPVISDIDRRRNLRKPFVARMFFHDSKEVFEGVCRDISVGGMQILVSNSPFDIGDEIKLNVHPDNDAYNFVATGLVVRSLEADQGFALRFVDLSDEAERAINSYMKSDN, encoded by the coding sequence ATGACAAATTGGTACTATGTTGAGGGCAGTGAGAGAGTTGGACCTGTAACGGAAGAAAAGCTTGCTGAGTTAATTTCATCTGGAATGTTGAATGAAGAGAGCTATATCTGGAAAAAAGGTTTTGATAACTGGGAAAAAGTAAAAGATGTTTCCGAAGTCCAGTACATGCTTGAAGTCAATGAAGAAGCTGGGATCGATGATTTACCACCAATTAGTAATGATGGGTTTCCTCCTGTTATTAATAACGAAGATGTAAAAGTTAAAACTTTTAGCTTTGATTCTCTTGGGCCTAATGACAAAGTTATTTCAATTAAAATTGGTATTGATAGAGGAGCAGATGAGACAGAATATGGTCCATATACACTCTCAGAGCTTAAAGCAGCATTTAATGAAAATAGAGTTAATGAAAAAACTCTAATGTATATTCCAGGAATGAAGGAATGGATATTCCTCGGAGATATGCCAATCTTTGAAAAAGTATTTGGTGAAGCTCCTCCGGTAATTTCTGATATCGATCGCCGCCGAAATTTGAGAAAACCATTTGTCGCAAGAATGTTTTTTCATGACTCAAAAGAAGTATTTGAAGGTGTTTGTCGTGATATTTCTGTTGGCGGTATGCAAATCTTAGTTTCAAATTCACCTTTTGACATTGGTGATGAGATCAAGCTTAATGTTCACCCTGACAACGATGCCTATAATTTCGTCGCAACTGGTTTAGTCGTGAGAAGTTTAGAAGCTGATCAAGGATTTGCACTACGCTTTGTTGATCTTTCTGATGAAGCAGAAAGGGCAATTAATAGTTATATGAAATCTGATAATTAA
- a CDS encoding pyruvate, water dikinase regulatory protein — protein MSTLKKLKIVIISDGTGETAKAISRAVMTQFPDKDVYFTRFKNVRDKEQIKSIFDEAAIHHDLVIYTIVSSELRDYISEISRQKHVRSLDLMGPVLTTFSNYFEQEPKAIPGLLHQVNNEYFDRVAAMEFTLNHDDGRNLNTLHLADVILVGISRTSKTPLSVYLSQHGIKVVNVPIIPGTELPKELFEVDQRKIFALTIDPEALSNIRRNRLTKLGAEQHTGNYADDSKVTAEIEWASEIFRNNKRWPIFNVTNKALEETASDIMKLLSMRKNNIFKQTQSNLEDE, from the coding sequence ATGAGCACATTAAAAAAGTTGAAAATTGTAATTATTTCTGACGGTACGGGGGAAACGGCCAAGGCAATTTCTCGCGCGGTAATGACTCAGTTTCCTGATAAAGATGTTTATTTTACTCGTTTTAAAAATGTACGTGATAAAGAACAAATAAAATCTATTTTCGATGAAGCGGCAATTCACCACGATCTTGTTATTTACACTATCGTAAGCTCTGAGCTTCGAGACTATATTTCAGAAATCTCAAGGCAGAAGCATGTTAGATCTCTAGACCTTATGGGGCCTGTTCTAACGACATTCTCAAATTATTTTGAACAAGAGCCTAAGGCAATCCCTGGACTACTTCACCAGGTTAATAATGAGTACTTCGACCGTGTAGCGGCAATGGAATTTACTCTCAATCATGACGACGGGAGAAACCTCAATACTCTCCATTTAGCAGACGTCATTCTTGTTGGAATTTCTAGAACTTCGAAAACGCCATTGTCAGTATACCTCTCTCAGCATGGGATCAAGGTTGTAAACGTTCCAATTATCCCCGGAACAGAACTACCAAAAGAGTTATTCGAAGTTGATCAGAGAAAAATCTTCGCTCTGACAATCGATCCTGAAGCCTTATCAAATATTAGAAGAAATCGTTTAACTAAACTTGGGGCCGAGCAACATACTGGTAACTATGCAGATGATTCAAAAGTTACTGCTGAAATCGAATGGGCATCTGAGATCTTTAGAAATAATAAGAGATGGCCAATTTTCAATGTGACAAATAAGGCGCTAGAGGAAACAGCATCAGACATTATGAAACTTCTCAGTATGAGAAAAAATAATATCTTTAAACAAACTCAAAGTAATTTAGAAGATGAATAA
- a CDS encoding serine/threonine-protein kinase, which produces MSSDKKFDRFGRYLILDHLVDGGMAKICRARFLGEQADKIVAIKMVQPQFSKDDSFKTMFMDEIKTTFGLLHPNIVQTYDYGLHNEQLFVAMEYCDGRNLKQFLDKLKERNFVFPVEISSYIAIQACLGLHYAHTFTDKLTGKPANIVHRDISPHNIMLTFDGAIKVIDFGIAKSETNSEATQAGTIKGKLSYLAPEYLDGLDLDPRYDLFAVGITLWEMLCSRKLFKASNDLAVLKKIQECKIPRPSSINPNVPEELDRILMKALQKDRTKRYANMEDFARELNKFLYSTYPEFNASDLSYFAKELFKEEIKEDREKLYEFGQIELRPYLDDLKHESENGTANSSSSSSSTPSAGEATQKRKALEAELDFGFDSESPASVGENHNEPTLTVKRGMPKVGGKSGGTRSRTSVKKLDFSEKTRSTKIKKVKKSEKKSSSNKMIYVAGVALIVGALAFKFMPESVMPGVANESPAVVTTEVPTQNSPEVKAERAPSSETARIKFKNFNRRKDKVYINGSLVNTDVLNTIEVPAEKNIVLRVVKPGREYYVEPNMVMTKGELKELDVMERPVALYGYLTMSRACIDGKIYFELFGEDREEELPIKERPGIPFPTTITSEGVSVEREHEVFIQRLGRGVKKSVKFTITESKVVDLCKIL; this is translated from the coding sequence ATGAGTTCGGATAAAAAATTTGATCGCTTCGGGCGTTACCTAATTCTTGATCATTTGGTCGACGGCGGAATGGCAAAGATTTGTCGTGCGCGTTTTCTTGGTGAACAAGCAGATAAAATTGTTGCGATTAAGATGGTTCAACCACAGTTTTCTAAAGATGATTCATTCAAGACAATGTTTATGGATGAGATTAAGACAACTTTCGGTTTATTACATCCAAATATTGTTCAAACTTATGACTATGGTCTTCATAACGAACAGCTCTTCGTCGCAATGGAGTATTGTGACGGTCGAAACTTAAAGCAATTCTTAGATAAACTTAAAGAGAGAAACTTTGTTTTCCCTGTTGAGATCTCTTCCTATATTGCAATCCAAGCATGTCTTGGACTTCATTATGCACATACTTTTACTGATAAACTAACAGGGAAACCTGCAAATATCGTTCACCGTGATATTTCTCCACATAATATCATGTTAACTTTTGATGGCGCTATCAAGGTAATTGACTTTGGTATTGCGAAATCGGAAACAAACTCCGAAGCAACTCAAGCAGGAACAATTAAAGGAAAACTTTCTTACCTTGCTCCTGAATATCTTGATGGACTTGATTTAGATCCACGTTATGACTTATTTGCAGTCGGTATTACACTTTGGGAAATGCTATGTTCTAGAAAGCTATTTAAGGCTTCAAATGATCTAGCAGTACTAAAGAAAATTCAAGAGTGCAAAATTCCAAGGCCATCTTCAATCAATCCAAATGTTCCGGAAGAGCTTGATCGCATCTTAATGAAGGCGCTTCAAAAAGATAGAACTAAACGTTATGCAAATATGGAAGACTTTGCTAGAGAGCTTAATAAGTTTCTTTATTCGACGTATCCAGAGTTTAATGCTTCAGACCTATCATACTTTGCAAAAGAATTATTCAAAGAAGAAATTAAAGAAGATAGAGAAAAATTATATGAGTTTGGTCAAATTGAACTTAGACCTTATCTTGATGACCTAAAGCATGAAAGTGAAAATGGAACTGCTAACTCTTCGTCATCTTCTTCTAGTACTCCATCAGCTGGTGAAGCAACTCAAAAGAGAAAAGCTCTTGAGGCTGAGTTAGATTTTGGCTTTGATAGTGAATCGCCTGCAAGTGTAGGTGAAAATCATAATGAACCTACATTAACTGTTAAAAGGGGAATGCCTAAAGTTGGTGGGAAATCGGGTGGTACTCGTTCGAGAACGAGTGTCAAAAAGTTAGATTTCTCAGAGAAGACGAGAAGTACAAAAATCAAGAAGGTGAAGAAGTCAGAAAAGAAATCTTCTTCGAATAAAATGATATATGTTGCTGGAGTTGCTCTTATTGTTGGAGCTCTTGCATTTAAATTCATGCCTGAATCTGTAATGCCTGGGGTAGCTAATGAATCGCCTGCCGTTGTGACAACAGAAGTACCGACACAAAATTCTCCTGAAGTTAAAGCGGAGAGAGCTCCTTCTAGTGAGACAGCAAGAATAAAGTTTAAAAATTTTAACAGAAGAAAAGATAAAGTATATATCAACGGTTCCTTGGTTAACACAGATGTTCTTAACACTATTGAAGTTCCGGCTGAAAAGAATATTGTTTTAAGAGTGGTGAAGCCTGGGAGAGAGTATTACGTTGAACCAAATATGGTCATGACTAAAGGTGAACTTAAAGAGCTTGATGTGATGGAGCGTCCAGTAGCGCTTTATGGTTATCTGACAATGAGTAGAGCATGTATTGATGGTAAGATTTATTTCGAACTATTCGGAGAGGATAGAGAAGAAGAGCTTCCAATAAAAGAAAGACCAGGTATTCCTTTTCCTACAACGATTACTTCGGAAGGAGTTTCGGTTGAACGTGAACACGAAGTCTTCATTCAAAGACTTGGAAGAGGCGTCAAAAAGAGTGTGAAATTCACTATTACCGAATCTAAGGTTGTCGACCTTTGTAAGATCTTATAA
- a CDS encoding serine aminopeptidase domain-containing protein, which produces MLKKGEKITKLKVSLDGDSLYVKTCGEEDFKEHLIFFHDIGEYHERYSDFIDYLYERNISTTIIDLRGHGLSNGSRGLIPSVDSIFNDNKIIHEYLKSVFPEQRKIIAGHGVGALIALDFFVTYNEFDGLALFNPSLKFNETVRLKIDSVFSRIGLIDKIKINHLMNLDDLSDNVELVRNHKHDPLINRKISLSTFKAIEELIEKSKSNIYYVNKPTYIAVGEDNHLLDIEALSLFTMSVEKKYLTNEIFKSIGHEIFNELDRHECFNSMYNWIEKNFRR; this is translated from the coding sequence ATGTTAAAAAAAGGTGAGAAAATCACAAAGCTTAAAGTCTCTCTAGATGGGGATAGCCTCTATGTGAAGACTTGCGGAGAAGAGGATTTTAAAGAGCATCTTATTTTTTTTCATGATATTGGAGAGTATCATGAGCGCTATAGTGACTTTATCGACTATCTCTACGAACGTAATATATCAACGACGATTATCGATTTGAGAGGCCATGGTCTAAGCAATGGATCACGAGGCTTAATTCCAAGTGTTGATAGTATTTTCAATGACAACAAAATAATTCATGAATATCTTAAGTCGGTTTTTCCTGAGCAAAGAAAAATAATCGCCGGACATGGTGTCGGTGCATTGATCGCATTGGACTTCTTTGTTACATATAATGAGTTTGATGGCCTTGCTTTGTTCAATCCTTCCTTAAAGTTTAATGAGACTGTAAGACTAAAAATAGATAGCGTCTTTAGTCGAATTGGATTAATTGATAAGATTAAAATTAATCACCTTATGAATCTTGATGATCTAAGTGATAATGTAGAACTTGTAAGAAATCATAAGCATGATCCACTGATTAATAGAAAAATTAGTTTAAGCACTTTTAAGGCGATCGAAGAGTTAATTGAAAAATCAAAAAGTAATATATATTATGTTAATAAACCAACTTATATTGCAGTAGGTGAAGATAATCATTTACTCGATATTGAAGCTCTTTCATTATTTACCATGTCAGTTGAAAAGAAGTATCTAACAAACGAAATTTTCAAAAGTATCGGACATGAGATTTTTAATGAATTAGATAGACATGAATGTTTTAATTCGATGTATAATTGGATTGAAAAAAACTTTAGAAGGTAG